The Pleurodeles waltl isolate 20211129_DDA chromosome 6, aPleWal1.hap1.20221129, whole genome shotgun sequence genome has a segment encoding these proteins:
- the LOC138301547 gene encoding olfactory receptor-like protein OLF3, translating into MSASLCRYLGWNKMELKNYTLDSSFRLMKFSDLTWLNLVLFVLFLVMYLVALVANILLILLQRLDSHLHTPMYFFISHLSFIDIFFTTSIVPKILLILKAGNTSISFVGCAMQMFFSLTLGVIECILLAVMAYDRHVAICQPLFYHVRMNKRICVALVASCWVPSLMNAFVNTMFIFRLPFCTPRNIKHFFCEMQPMFRLSCADTHINETLMLATSVVFGLFSFLIVLFSYIHIISTIMKINSSNGKSKVFSTCSSHLTVVIIYYGTIAINYTRPLSSHTSDMERVISLLYTVVVPMCNPCIYSMRNKEVKEAMFKAIVKISSTLKNSSIISQ; encoded by the coding sequence ATGTCTGCTTCACTCTGCAGATATCTCGGATGGAACAAAATGGAGCTTAAAAATTATACCTTGGATTCATCTTTTCGTCTCATGAAGTTTTCTGATCTCACCTGGTTGAACTTGGTGCTTTTTGTTCTGTTCCTTGTCATGTACCTAGTCGCGTTGGTTGCAAACATCCTTCTGATCCTACTTCAAAGACTGGATTCTCATCTTCACACCCCAATGTACTTCTTCATTAGTCACCTATCCTTCATAGATATCTTTTTCACCACATccattgtgccaaaaatattgcTTATTTTAAAGGCTGGAAATACATCTATCTCATTTGTGGGCTGTGCCATGCAGAtgtttttctcattgacattaggggTAATTGAATGCATTCTACTCGCTGTCATGGCTTATGATCGCCATGTTGCCATCTGCCAACCACTGTTCTACCATGTCCGAATGAATAAAAGGATATGCGTCGCTTTAGTTGCCAGTTGTTGGGTCCCTAGTCTTATGAACGCCTTCGTCAACACAATGTTTATTTTTCGACTGCCATTCTGCACGCCTAGAAACATCAAGCATTTCTTCTGTGAAATGCAGCCAATGTTTAGGTTGTCCTGCGCTGACACTCATATTAATGAAACGCTGATGCTTGCCACTTCTGTTGTCTTTGGATTGTTCTCCTTCCTGATTGTCCTTTTCTCCTACATTCATATTATCTCCACCATAATGAAGATCAATTCTTCCAATGGAAAGTCTAAGGTGTTCTCCACATGCTCTTCCCATCTTACAGTTGTCATCATATACTATGGAACTATAGCAATCAACTACACGCGTCCACTTTCTAGCCATACTTCAGACATGGAAAGAGTGATCTCTCTGTTGTACACAGTGGTGGTACCTATGTGTAACCCATGTATATATAGTATGaggaacaaggaggtgaaggaagcCATGTTCAAAGCCATAGTGAAAATAAGTAGCACTCTCAAAAATAGCTCGATTATCAGCCAGTGA